GCCGAGGCCGCCCCCACCCGCTGACCCCGGCACCCGCCGCGCCGTCGGGCGCCGCCCGTTGGTGCCGCCGCGTCGGTCGACACCCCGACGGCGGGCGCCGCAGGTGGCGCGCGGGGGTCAGGAGGTCGCGCGGAGCAGCAGGTCCAGCTCGGTGACGTCGTACCACTCCAGCTCGTGGTCCTCGGCACCGTCGACCGTGAACTGCGCGTCCTCGTCGCCGGCCAGGGCCTCGGTGACCACCTCCGCCGCGGCGGACACGTCGTCGACCGCGTCGGCCCCGTCCACGTGGACGGCCGCGACGGCGCCGACCGGCACGGGGGCGCTCAGCTCGACCACGCTGGAGCCCAGCTCCCCGTCGCCCCGGCCCACGGCCGTGGCGGGCAGGTCGACCGAGACGACGACCCGTCGGCGGGGCGCGTCGGGGTCGGCCCGGAGCAGCTGCAACGCGTCCTGGGCGGCCCGGGTGAAGGCGACGTACTCCAGCTCCTCCTCGTCGCCCTCGGCGTACCACTCCCGCAGGGTGGGGGTCACCGCGTGCGCGGCGGCCACCGGCAGGCCCGCGCCGCGCAGCAGGGTCAGCATCGGGACGGTCGCCGGCACGTACACCCGGACAAGCTCCTCGGTCACCGGTCGTCTCCCCCGCTCAGGTCCTGCGCCGGCCTCCGCCGGTCCCGGCCGATCATGCCCTATGCCGTGACCGTCATACACCGCGCACCTTCCCGGTGGAAGCGTCCCGCCGGTGTGTCCCGGGCGTGTCGCCGCAGGTCGCGTCCCGGCGGCTGGGCCCTGTCGGCCGTCGGTGGCAAACTGAACCAAACGACGCCAACCCCGGGGGTTTTCGTGGAGCCGAGGTTCCTGCTGCTCTCCGACGTGGCCACCGAGCTGAACGTGTCGGACTCGCAGGTCTACCACATGGTGCGCAGCGGCGAACTGCCCGCCATCAAGATCGGCGGGCGTGGCCAGTGGCGGGTGGAACGCGCCCGGCTGGAGGAGTACATCGAGCGCAAGTACGCCGAGACGGCCGACTGGGTGCGGAGCAACCCGTTGGCCGACCGCGACCCGGAGTAACCGGACCGATCCGCACTGGCATTGACCGTGGGCTCTGCCATGCCCGAGAATGGAGCCTGTCGAAGGCAAACGAAGGCAAACGCAAGATTATGGAGGTATCCGGATGACCGACCCCCGCCGCCCCGGGCCGGCTAGACCTCCCGTCCGGCTGCGCCCCGCCCCCTCGTTCGAGCCGCCGTTCACCGACGACGACGCCGCACACTGGCCGGCTGCGGGCCACGCCCAGCTCGTCCTCGACCTGTTCGAGCCGTCCCGGCGCGAGGCCGACCGGCCGCCCGGCCGACGGCAGCGGCCGGTGCCGAGCGGCCCCGGCCGGCGGCCCGCCGCCCCGGTGCCGCTGGACGCGCTGGTGACCGCCACCCCCGAGGCGACCCGGGCCGCGCACCGCTTCGTCCGCACCTGCCTGGAGGTGCTCAACGGCTACCGCCCGCCCGGGCAGCTCAGGCCGCTGCTCGACCCGGCGCGAGCGGCCGGGCTGCTGCCCGAGCTGGCCCGCGCCACCGCCCGCTCCGGTCCGGTCCGCCGCCGGTCGACCCGACCGGCCGTACGCCTGCTCCGGCTGCGGGTCTGCGAGCCGCGCGCCGCCGCCGTCGAGGTGGCCGCCGTGCTCGCCAGCACGGGCGGGCGCACCTGGGCGATGGCGCTGCGCCTGGAGCACCGCCGGGGCAGCTGGCTCTGCACGGCCCTCCAGGTGCTCTGAAACGCAGGAGCCGCGGTCCCGAAGGACCGCGGCTTCACACTGCTCGGGCGGGCGCGGGCCCGCTCAACTGCTGATCACGCCCCGCCGTTGGGGGCGCCGTGGCAGCGCTTGTACTTCCGGCCGGACCCGCACGGGCACGGCGCGTTGCGGGACGGGCCGTTGCCGGCCTCCGCCTGCCCCGACACCGCCCGCCGGTTGTTGCCGGCCGGGACGCCCGGGCCGCGCAGGCCGGACGCCGGACGCTGCGGCGCCGCCGGGGCGGTCGTCCCCGGCGCGGCCGGGGCGGCCGGGACCGGACGACCGACACCCAGCGCGGGAGCCTGCTGTTCGTCACGCTCGACGGCCACCGCGCCGGCACCGGCCTCGCCGTCGATGGTCGGCGCGGAGTACTGCAGGCCCTGCTGCTGCGGGGCCCGGCCCAGGCCCTTCGCCCGGATCTCGACCGGCTTGTCGAGCAGCTGGACCTCCTCGGCCTCGGGCTCCGGCTCGTTGACCTGGACCTCGAGGTTGTAGAGGAAGCCGACCGTCTCCTCCTTGATGCCGTCCATCATGGTGGCGAACATGTCGAAGCCCTCGCGCTGGTATTCCACCACCGGGTCGCGCTGGGCGTACGCCCGCAGGCTGATGCCCTCCTGGAGGTAGTCCATCTCGTAGAGGTGCTCGCGCCACTTGCGGTCGATGACCTGGAGCAGGACCATCCGCTCCAGCTGGCGGGTGCCCTCCTCGCCGAGCTGCTCCTCGCGCCGGTCGTACGCGGCGTGCGCGTCCTCCTTGAGGCGGGCGAGCAGGAAGTCCGCGTCCATGCCGGCCCGGGAGCCGCCGGCCTCCTCCTCCAGCTCCTCGATGGTCACGCCCACCGGGTAGAGCTGCTTGAGGCTGGCCCAGAGCTGCTCCAGGTCCCAGTCCTCGCCGTAGCCGTCGGCGGTGGCCCCCTGCACGTACGCGCCGACGACGTCGTCGATCATGTTGCGGACCTGGTCGGAGAGGTCCTCGCCGTTGAGCACCCGCAGCCGCTCGGCGTAGATCACCTGGCGCTGCTTGTTCATGACCTCGTCGTACTTGAGGACGTTCTTGCGGATCTCGGCGTTCTGGCCCTCGATCTGGGCCTGCGCGCTCTTGATCTGCTTGGTGACCATCTTCGACTCGATGGGCACGTCCTCCGGGATGTTGAAGCGCTCCATGACCGCCTCGACGGCGCCGGAGCGGAAGCGCTTCATCAGCTCGTCCTGGAGCGAGAGGTAGAAGCGGGACTCGCCGGGGTCACCCTGGCGGCCCGACCGACCGCGCAGCTGGTTGTCGATGCGGCGGGACTCGTGCCGCTCGGTGCCCAGCACGTAGAGCCCACCGGCGGCGGCGACCTCCTCCGCCTCGGCGTCGCAGGCCTGCTTCCACTGGGGCAGGACCTCCTCCAGCGCCTTGGCGTACTCCTCCTCCTGCTCGACCGGGTCGAGGCCGCGCTGGCGCAGCTCGTTGGCGGCGAGGAACTCGGGGTTGCCGCCGAGCAGGATGTCGGTGCCGCGGCCGGCCATGTTGGTGGCGACGGTGACGGCGCCCTTGCGGCCCGCCTGGGCGACGATCTCGGCCTCGCGGGCGTGGAACTTGGCGTTCAGCACGGAGTGCGGGATGCCACGCCGGCGCAGCAGCTGGGAGATGATCTCGGAATTCTCCACCGAGACCGTGCCGACGAGCACCGGCTGACCCATCGCGTGCCGCTCGGCGATGTCCTCCACCACGGCGTTGAACTTGGCCTTCTCGGTCTTGTAGATCACGTCCGGCCGGTCCTGCCGGACCATCGGCCGGTGGGTCGGGATCGTCACCACGCCGACCTTGTAGACCTTGTTGAACTCGCCCGCCTCGGTCTGGGCGGTACCGGTCATGCCGGAGAGCTTCTCGTAGAGGCGGAAGTAGTTCTGGAGGGTGATGGTGGCCAGGGTCTGGTTCTCCTGCTTGATCTCCACCCCCTCCTTGGCCTCGATCGCCTGGTGCATGCCCTCGTTGTAGCGGCGGCCGTGCAGGATGCGCCCGGTGAACTCGTCGACGATCAGGACCTCGCCGTCGCTGACGATGTAGTCCTTGTCGCGCTTGTAGAGCTCCTTGGCCTTGATGGCGTTGTTGAGGTAGCCCACCAGCGGGGTGTTGACCGACTCGTAGAGGTTGTCGATGCCCAGCCGGTCCTCGACCTTGGCCACGCCGCGCTCGGTGACCGCGATGGTGCGCTTGGAGTGGTCGACCTCGTAGTCGCCCTCGCCGTCCTTGCCGGGCTGGAGCCGGGCCACGACGCCCGCGAACTCGCCGTACCAGCGGGCGGAGTGCTCGGCCGGGCCGGAGATGATCAGCGGGGTGCGGGCCTCGTCGATGAGGATCGAGTCGACCTCGTCGACCACCGCGAAGTTGTGGCCGCGCTGGACCAGCTCCTCCTTCGACCACGCCATGTTGTCGCGCAGGTAGTCGAAGCCGAACTCGTTGTTGGTGCCGTAGGTGATGTCGCACTCGTAGGCGGCCCGGTGCTCGGTGGCCGGCCGGTTGGGCAGCACCACGCCCACGGTGAGGCCGAGGAACTCGTGCACCCGGCCCATCCAGGCGGCGTCGCGCTGGGCCAGGTAGTCGTTGACCGTGATGACGTGCACGCCCTTGCCGGAGAGCGCGTTGAGGTAGACCGGCATGACCGAGGTCAGCGTCTTGCCCTCACCGGTCTTCATCTCGGCGATGTTGCCGAAGTGCAGCGCCGCGCCGCCCATGACCTGGACGTCGTAGGGCCGCTGGCCGAGCACCCGGGCGGCCGCCTCACGGCAGACCGCGAACGCCTCCGGCAGCAGGTCGTCGAGGGTCTCGCCGTCGGCGAGCCGCTCCTTGAACTGGTCGGTCATGCCGCGCAACTCGTCGTCGGTGAGGTTGACGTAGTCGTCCTCGATCGAGTTGACGGCGGCGGCGATGGCCTTGAGCCGGCGCACCATACGGCCCTCGCCCGCGCGGAGGACCTTTTCCAGAATCGACACGGATCAACGCTCCCCTAGACAGTCTCGAACCATCGTAGGCGCTTCATCGGCGCGATGGTCACTGGTGGCGGCCCTCCGAGCCGGCGAAACCGACATAACACGCTCGACTCGCGCCGGCCCGCCGAAATCCGGTTACGCCGTCCGCGAACGGTCCGGCACGATGGCTCGGGTGGAACCTGTGGAGATCACCGAGGACGGCCTGTTGCTGCGACCCTGGCGGGCGACCGACGCCGACGCGGTGCACCGGGCGTGCCAGGACCCGGACATCCAGCGCTGGACCACCGTACCGCGCCCGTACCGGGCCGAACACGCCCTCGGGTTCGTCACCGAAGTGACCCCGGCGGACTGGGCGGCGGGCACCGGGGCGCCGTTCGCGGTCTGCGAGGCCGCCACCGGCGAGCTGCTCGGCTCCTGCGGGCTGGTCTCGATCGACGCCGGCCTGCGCTCCGGCGAGATCGGCTACTGGACCGCGCCCTGGGCCCGGGGCGCGGGCGTCAGCGTCCGGGCCGCCCGGGCCGTCGCCCGCTGGGCCTTCGACTCGCTGGCGCTGCGCCGGCTGATCTGGCAGGCCGAGGTGGGCAACCACGCCTCCCGCCTGGTCGCGCTCCGGACGGGCTTCCGCGTCGAGGGCCGGCTGCGGCTCGCCGATCCCGCCCCCGGCGGCAGTGCGCAGGGCTGGATCGGCTCGCTGCTCCCCGGCGAGGTGCCCGCCCCCGGCGAGACCGGTCCGGCCGGCCCGGGCACCCTGGAGGCCCGCCGCGCCGCCGTCTTCGGCGCGCCCCCGCCCGTCCTCTTCGCCACCGCCGGCGCCACCGAGCTGCGGCTGCGCCCGATGGAGGAACGCGACCTGGACGCGATCGTCGACACCTGCCGGGACCGGGAGACCCTCCGCTGGACCAGCGTGCCCGACCCGTACGAGCGGGCGGACGCCGAGTCGTACCTGGAGTTCGGCCGGGGCACCTGGGCCGGCGGCACCAGCGCCTGCTTCGTGGTCGCCGACGCCGAGGACCGGTACGTCGGCACGATCGACCTGCGGCTCTCCGCCGCCGACCCGCTGCTGGCCGACGTCGGCTTCATGGCCGCCCCCGCGGCCCGGGGCCGGGGCTACCTGTCGGCCGCGCTGACCGCCCTGAGCGCCTGGGGCTTCACCACGCTGGGCCTGGCCCGCATCGAGTGGCGGGCCAACGTCGGCAACACCGCCTCCCGTCGGGTCGCCGAGAAGGCCGGCTTCACGGTCGAGGGCATCGCCCGGAGCGGGCTCACCCACCGCGGCGAGCGGGTGGACGTCTGGGTCGGCGCGCTGCTCGCCGGGGACCTGACGTGACGCCCGAGGTGATCGAGGCCGACGGGGTGCGGCTGCGGCAGTTCCGCCCCGCCGACGCCGCCGACCTGACCGCCGGCTGCGGCGACCCGGTCAACCTGCGCTTCAACCCCGGCATGCCGCAGCCGTACACCGAGGCCGACGCCCGCTGGTGGATCGCCGAGGGCGCCCCGACGGCCTGGGCCACCGGCGGGGCCGCGTACGCCATCGCCGACCCGACCACCGACCGGCTGGTCGGCGGCGCGGGCATCGGCCAGGTCGTGGCGCCGCGCCGGCAGGCGGAGGTGGGCTACTGGGTCGCGCCGTGGGCGCGGCGGCGCGGGATCGCCACCGCCGCGACGCGGGCCCTGGCCGACTCGGCGCTCCGGCACGGTATCGACCGGCTGGAGCTGATGACCCACGCCGAGAACCCGGCCAGCCAGCGGGTGGCGCTCGCCGCCGGCTTCACCCACGAGGGGGTACGCCGGGCGGCCGGCCAGCTGCGCGGCGGCGGCCGGACGGACCTGCTCGCATGGGTACGGCTCGCCGACGACCCGCCCGGTCCCGCACCCCGGCTCCTGCCGGACCTGCCCGACGGCCGGCTCACCGACGGCGTGGTGACCCTGCGCCGGCTCGGCCCGGACGACGTCGACGTGATGTACCGCCTGCACACTCGGCCGGAGGTGGTGGCGAACCAGGCCCCGCCGGTGCCCCCGACCCGGGCGGCCATCGAGCGGCGTTGCCTGCTGGCCGAGAGCGCGTGGCTCACCGGCACCATCGCCCGCCTGCTGATCGTCGACGCGGTCACCGGCGAGCCGGCGGGCAGTTGCGGGCTCAGCCTCTCCGACCCGGAGGCCGGTGAGGGTTCGATCGGCTACGCGCTCCTGCCCGACCAGCGGGGACGCGGGCTGGCCACCAGGGCGGTGCGGCTCCTGGCCGGCTGGGCGTTCGGCCCGGCCGGCATCGCCCGGCTGGTCGCCGGCACCGTGCCCGATAACACCGCCTCGCACGGGGTGCTGGAGCGGGTCGGATTCCGCCGGGAGGGCCTGCTGCGCGGGCGGCTGCCGGGGCTCGCCGGCACCCGGCTCGACGACCTGGTCTTCGGGCTGCTCCCCGACGAACTCCGCTGACCGCCCGTCCGCCCGGCTCGGCTGCCGGGGCGCCCCGGGGCGTCGTCGGCCCCGGGTGCCCGGCGGACTTCCCGCCCCTGGCGGGCCGTGGTGGCGGGGTGGGCCGCCACCACGGCGCCGGAGGGTCAGACGGCGAGGGAGATGATTCCGTAGTCGTAGGCGTGCCGCCGGTACACGACGCTCGGGCGGCCGGACTCCTTGTCCTGGAACAGGTAGAAGTCGTGGCCGACGAGTTCCATCTGGAACAGGGCGTCGTCGACGGTCATCGGCTCGGCGGGGTGCACCTTCTCCCGCGCGATGTGCCAGGGCTGGTCGCGTTCCTCCTCCTCGACCCGTTCGGCGACGGCGGTGGCCGTCCCGGCGCCGTCGGGGGACGCGCCCAGCGGCGCGTCGAGGCCGGCTACCGGCAGGCCGGCGGTGGCCGCGGCGACGGAGAGCGGCGCGTGCCGGCCCCGGTGGACGCGGCGGCGGTCGGCCGCCCGCCGCAACCGGGTGTCCAGCTTGGCGATGGCCGCGTCGAGCGCGCTGTAGAAGTCGTTCGTGCAGGCCTCCGCCCGGATCACCGGGCCACGGGAAACGCAGGTGATTTCGACGCGCTGGCAGTGGTCCGCCTGGCGTGGATTGCGCTCGTGAAACAGCTCTACATCGACACGGATAAGTTTGTGGTCGTAGCGTTCGATCTTCGCGAGTTTCTCCGCCACGTGCACCCGGTAATGATCCGGCACTTCGACGTTACGGCCCTTGACCACGATGTCCATGTGACCTCCCTAGTTCGGACGGTCGTTCGTTCCGGCATCCGGTCGCGCGCCCCTGGGGGAGGTCCCACTCGGCGTCGACCGGTCAGTGCGGCTACGCCTCCTTTCACCGCCGGGGGCGGGTGGAAAGACCTCCTACCCCCGACACGAAAACGCTAACTCCTGTTCGCCCGACAGTCACCCCCCGTCGCCACGACACCCAACAATTTTTCACAGCTCATACACCAACGGGTGAAACGGAAACACGCACCGTCACAACTTGCGCCGTTTCTCGGTCGCGGCGAGCACCGCGGCGACCGTCGGTGACAGCCCGCTCGCCGTCAGCGCCCGCCCCACCGCGGCGAGGGTGGCCCCGGTGGTCAGGATGTCGTCGAGCACCACCACCGCCGCCCCGTCGGGCGCGGACGGGACCCGCGGGCGCACCCGGAAGGCCGCCTCGGCCGCCGCCGCCCGACCGGCGCTGTCCAGCGTCACCGAGTCGGGGCGGGGCAGGGCCCGCAGCGGTCGCCGCACCCGCACCGGCCAGCCCGCCCGGCGCAGCCGGGCCGCGCAGTGCCGGGTCAGCCGGCCGAGGTGGTCGCCGTAGCGGGCGCGGGCCGCCGCCGCGGTGTCCGGCACCGGGACCAGCGTCACCGGGCGGACCCCGCCGACCGCCGCCGCCACGACCTCGGCGAGCAGCGCGCCCAGGGGCCGGGCCAGCCCGTGCCGGCCGTGGTCCTTGTACGCCAGCAGCGCCTCCCGCAGCGGGCCGGCGTACGGGCCGAGGGCGACGCAGGGCGGCAGGTCGGGCGGGGCGGGAGTGGGGCGTACGGCCCGGGGGCGCAGCGCGCCGAGCGCCGCCACGCACTCCGGGCAGACGCCCTGCCGCAGCCCCGGCCGGCGCTCGCGGCAGCCGGCGCACTCCACGGGCAGCACCAGGTCGGTGAGATCCGCCCAGAGCCCGCCGAGATCCCGCACGGAGATCAGTAGAGGAAGAAGGGGGCGGTCGGGTTGCCGGCGCGCGCCCCCGCCGACGGCGCGACCTCCTGCACCTGCTCGGGCTGGATCCGCTCGAACGGGCCGCTGCGGTACGCCACCCCGTTCGCCTCGTACATCGCGGCGCCGACGCGCCCCACGGCGTTCGCCGGGTACGCGGCCAGGTGCGTCACCCGGGCGCCGATCTTGTCCTCCAGCCGGCTCTCCCGGGCGCCGTCCACGCTGACCTCGTAGACCGCCGGGCGGCCGACCGCACCCGCGAGGACCAGGGCATTATCGCCGTACCAGTCGACGGCCGACAGGCTGGTCAGCCGGGTGGGCAGCCGACGGGCCGGGCCGGGCGTGACCCCCGCACCGTCGGGGCTGAGGGCGGCGACGTAGAGCGCACCCCCGGCGATGGCGGCGATCCGGTGGCCGTCCAGCGAGGCCGCCACCGCGGTCACCGGGCCGGGTACGCCCAGCGACACGGCGGTGAGCTGCGCCTGGGCGTCGAAGCGGTACAGGCTTCCGTCGGCGACCACCAGCCCCGCCGGCTGCCCCCGGTACGTCGAGCGCAGCCAGACGGGCCGGCTCATGGCCGCGTAGCCCTTGGCGCTGCGGCTGAACACGGCCACCGGGTCGGTGCCGGTGCCGACGGAGAGCCACTGTCGGCCGGCGTCGGTGACCACCAGCGCCGCCAGGATCTGGTTGTCGGCGCGGCTGAGCCCGGCGGACACGACGTTCCGGTTGGCCTTGGCGTCCACGGGCACCGGGCCGCTGGGCTCGCCAGCGTAGGCCAGCGGGTGGACGGCTCCCTCGTAGACGCAGAACCGCTGGAAGCTCTCCGGGAGCTGGTGCACCGGGCGGTCCAGACGCCGCCGTTCCAGGTCCGGGATGAACTCCTGGGACTGGTTGCGGATCTTGATGTCGAGCGGCCCGTCGAAGTCCGGCAGCGACCAGGCGAGCTGCGTGCCGAGCTGCTCCAGCCGGGCCTTGTTCTCCGGCATCTCCAGGTCGACCTCCCAGCGGCCGTCCGTCCGGGTGGCGTTGTTGATCAGGCGGGTGCCGTCCGGCAGCCTGCTCACGGCCGTGCCGAGCCAGGCGGAGGGGCCGGCGGTCAGCCACTTGACCACCTCGCTCACCCGCCGCTCGTCCGGCACGGCGAGGGGCAGGTAGCGCTGGTCGGGGACGAGGCGGCTGCGGTCGTTGTTCCAGAAGTAGATCGTCCGGCTCTGGTAGTACGTCTCCAGCGCCTCGACGCTGAGCAGCAGCGCGGTCGGCGGGTTCGCCACGTACAGGCCCCCGTCCGCCAGGCCCTCCTGCCCGGGCTGGCTGCGCAGCTCGAACGTGTACGTCGTGGTGCTCGTCTCCGGCGGGCCCAGCGTGCCGTCGTTACGCAACTGCCCGACCTGCTGCACCTTGAGGGTGACCTCGGTCCGGTCCGGGGCGGGCGCGATCACCGGCTCCTCGGTGAGCCGGACGACGGCCAGCGCGACCTCGCTGCCCTGCTTCACCTGGAGGCGGTCGCGGTCGGCCGGCGCGATGAACTGCCGGACCCGTTGGTAGGCCCGGTCCGGCTCGCCGGCCGCGGCGGAGAGGAAGTTCTCGACGAACAGCTCCGCGTCGGCGCCGGCCGCGCTCCGGCTCGGGGGCTCGCCCCGGCTGCCGCTGGTCGAGCCGCCCTCCGCCGCCGGCCCCGGCCCGTCCACCCTGACCTCGGTGTTCTCCGGGATGCCACAGGCGACCGCGCCGCCCAGCAGCAGCGCGCCGCCGAGCAGGCCGGCGAGCAGCCGACGCCTCACGACCCCACCTCCGCGTGCCCGCCGTTGCCCGGCCGGCGCGGACCGCCGGCCAGCGCGCCGTCGGTGCCCGGCCCGATCGTGAGCGCGCCCCCGGTGCCGGGGCCGATGGCCAGCAGCCCGCCCGCCCGGGGCCCGCCGAAGGGCAGCGTGGCGTCGGCCGGGACCAGCCGCAGCGGCGAGGTGGTCAACCGGTCGCCGGCCCGCGACGGCAGGGTGAGCCGGAACTGGGCGCCCTGCCCGGGCGCGCCCCACGCCTCCAGCCAGCCGCCGTGCAGCCGGGCGTCCTCCAGGCTGATCGACAGGCCGAGCCCGGTGCCGCCGGTCTGCCGGGCCCGGGACGGGTCGGCCCGCCAGAAGCGGTTGAACACCAGCTTCTCCTCGCCCGGCTTGAGCCCCACCCCGTGGTCGCGGACGGTTATCGCCACCGCCGTGTCGTCCACCCCGAGCGTGATCAGCACCGGCTTGGCCTCGCCGTGCTCGACGGCGTTGCCGACCAGGTTGCGCAGCACCCGCTCCACCCGCCGGGGGTCGACCTCGGCGATCACCGGGGTGCCGGGGACGTCCAGCTCGATGGCCACCCCGACGCGCTCGGCGAGGCCGGCCAGGCGGTCGGCCACCCGGTGCACGACCGGCACCAGGTCGGTCGGCTCGGAGTCCAGCATGGCGAAGCCGGCGTCGAAGCGGCTGATCTCCAGCAGGTCGGTGAGCAGCTCCTCGAACCGGTCCAGCTCGGCCTGGAGCAGCTCGGCGCTGCGGGCCACCGCCGGGTCGAACTCGTCGCGCTCGGCGAAGATCAGGTCGGCGGCCATCCGGACCGTGGTCAGCGGCGTACGCAGCTCGTGCGAGACGTCGGAGGTGAAGCGGCGTTGCAGCCGGGACATCTCCTCCAGCCGCAGGATCTGCCGTTGCAGGTTGGTCGCCATCTGGTTGAACGACGCGGCGAGCAGCGCGAGGTCGTCCTCGCCGTTGACCACCATCCGCTGGTCGAGCAGGCCGGCGGAGAGCCGCTGGGCGGTGCGGGCGGCCACCCGTACCGGGGTCACCACCAGCCGGGTGACCAGGCCGGCGAGCAGGGCGAGCAGGAGCACCAGGGCCGCCCCGGTGGCGGCCACGGTGCCCCGTACGTCGGCGGCCGTGGCGTCCTGCCGGGCCAGCGGCACGAGGTAGTAGAGCTCCACCTGGCCGAACCGGGTGGGCACCGGCGAGCCGTAGACCAGGTACTTCGTGCGCTTCTCGCCCAGTCGGCCGGTGCGGATCTGGCTGGCGACCTTGCCCCCGGCCACGGTCTCGCGCAGCTCGCGGCTGATCAGCGGGCGGACGTTGACCGCGGGCGAGGACCGGGGCTGGATGGCCCCGGTGTGGTTGTCGGCGGTGAGCGCCACGATCACGCCGGTGGTCTGCTGCGGGTCACCGCCGGCCAGGTAGTTGACCGTGCCGTCGATGGTCTCCTGGAGCTGACCCTCCTGCGGCTGGTTGTAGAGGCCGAACTGCTTCGCCGCGTAGTCCACGCCGCTGCCCAGCCGTATCCGCACGTCCGTCTCGACGTTCTCCACGAGGATGCCGGTGATCTTGTCGGCGATCAGGTAGGCGAAACCGCCCACCAGCAGGCTGGACGCGACCAGTGTGATGGTCACCACCCGCAGCTGGAGCGACCGCCGCCAGCTTTGGTGCAACCCGGCGAGCAGGCGCGCGGCCCGGCCGCTCACGCCGCGCCACAGCTCGCGCGCGGCGACACGCCGGCGCGGAGCTGCCGTCGGGGGGTCCGGAATCGGGGAGGTGGCCACAGTGTGACCAGGCTATCCGGTGCCCGCCTTGTAGCCCACGCCCCGCACGGTGAGGATGATTTCCGGCCGCTCGGGATCAGGTTCGATCTTGGCCCGCAGCCGCTGCACGTGCACGTTGACCAGCCGGGTGTCCGCCGCGTGCCGGTAGCCCCAGACCTGCTCGAGCAGCACCTCGCGGGTGAAGACCTGGCGCGGCTTGCGGGCAAGCGCGACCAGCAGGTCGAACTCCAGCGGCGTCAGCTTCACCTCCTCGCCGTTGCGGCTGACGGTGTGCGCCGGCACGTCGATGGTGATCTGGTTGCCGGGCGGCCCGATGGTCAGCATCTCCGGGGCGACGTCCTCGCCCCGGCG
The nucleotide sequence above comes from Micromonospora sp. M71_S20. Encoded proteins:
- the secA gene encoding preprotein translocase subunit SecA, with amino-acid sequence MSILEKVLRAGEGRMVRRLKAIAAAVNSIEDDYVNLTDDELRGMTDQFKERLADGETLDDLLPEAFAVCREAAARVLGQRPYDVQVMGGAALHFGNIAEMKTGEGKTLTSVMPVYLNALSGKGVHVITVNDYLAQRDAAWMGRVHEFLGLTVGVVLPNRPATEHRAAYECDITYGTNNEFGFDYLRDNMAWSKEELVQRGHNFAVVDEVDSILIDEARTPLIISGPAEHSARWYGEFAGVVARLQPGKDGEGDYEVDHSKRTIAVTERGVAKVEDRLGIDNLYESVNTPLVGYLNNAIKAKELYKRDKDYIVSDGEVLIVDEFTGRILHGRRYNEGMHQAIEAKEGVEIKQENQTLATITLQNYFRLYEKLSGMTGTAQTEAGEFNKVYKVGVVTIPTHRPMVRQDRPDVIYKTEKAKFNAVVEDIAERHAMGQPVLVGTVSVENSEIISQLLRRRGIPHSVLNAKFHAREAEIVAQAGRKGAVTVATNMAGRGTDILLGGNPEFLAANELRQRGLDPVEQEEEYAKALEEVLPQWKQACDAEAEEVAAAGGLYVLGTERHESRRIDNQLRGRSGRQGDPGESRFYLSLQDELMKRFRSGAVEAVMERFNIPEDVPIESKMVTKQIKSAQAQIEGQNAEIRKNVLKYDEVMNKQRQVIYAERLRVLNGEDLSDQVRNMIDDVVGAYVQGATADGYGEDWDLEQLWASLKQLYPVGVTIEELEEEAGGSRAGMDADFLLARLKEDAHAAYDRREEQLGEEGTRQLERMVLLQVIDRKWREHLYEMDYLQEGISLRAYAQRDPVVEYQREGFDMFATMMDGIKEETVGFLYNLEVQVNEPEPEAEEVQLLDKPVEIRAKGLGRAPQQQGLQYSAPTIDGEAGAGAVAVERDEQQAPALGVGRPVPAAPAAPGTTAPAAPQRPASGLRGPGVPAGNNRRAVSGQAEAGNGPSRNAPCPCGSGRKYKRCHGAPNGGA
- a CDS encoding ComF family protein: MRDLGGLWADLTDLVLPVECAGCRERRPGLRQGVCPECVAALGALRPRAVRPTPAPPDLPPCVALGPYAGPLREALLAYKDHGRHGLARPLGALLAEVVAAAVGGVRPVTLVPVPDTAAAARARYGDHLGRLTRHCAARLRRAGWPVRVRRPLRALPRPDSVTLDSAGRAAAAEAAFRVRPRVPSAPDGAAVVVLDDILTTGATLAAVGRALTASGLSPTVAAVLAATEKRRKL
- a CDS encoding GNAT family N-acetyltransferase — protein: MARVEPVEITEDGLLLRPWRATDADAVHRACQDPDIQRWTTVPRPYRAEHALGFVTEVTPADWAAGTGAPFAVCEAATGELLGSCGLVSIDAGLRSGEIGYWTAPWARGAGVSVRAARAVARWAFDSLALRRLIWQAEVGNHASRLVALRTGFRVEGRLRLADPAPGGSAQGWIGSLLPGEVPAPGETGPAGPGTLEARRAAVFGAPPPVLFATAGATELRLRPMEERDLDAIVDTCRDRETLRWTSVPDPYERADAESYLEFGRGTWAGGTSACFVVADAEDRYVGTIDLRLSAADPLLADVGFMAAPAARGRGYLSAALTALSAWGFTTLGLARIEWRANVGNTASRRVAEKAGFTVEGIARSGLTHRGERVDVWVGALLAGDLT
- the hpf gene encoding ribosome hibernation-promoting factor, HPF/YfiA family; translated protein: MDIVVKGRNVEVPDHYRVHVAEKLAKIERYDHKLIRVDVELFHERNPRQADHCQRVEITCVSRGPVIRAEACTNDFYSALDAAIAKLDTRLRRAADRRRVHRGRHAPLSVAAATAGLPVAGLDAPLGASPDGAGTATAVAERVEEEERDQPWHIAREKVHPAEPMTVDDALFQMELVGHDFYLFQDKESGRPSVVYRRHAYDYGIISLAV
- a CDS encoding GNAT family N-acetyltransferase, which gives rise to MTPEVIEADGVRLRQFRPADAADLTAGCGDPVNLRFNPGMPQPYTEADARWWIAEGAPTAWATGGAAYAIADPTTDRLVGGAGIGQVVAPRRQAEVGYWVAPWARRRGIATAATRALADSALRHGIDRLELMTHAENPASQRVALAAGFTHEGVRRAAGQLRGGGRTDLLAWVRLADDPPGPAPRLLPDLPDGRLTDGVVTLRRLGPDDVDVMYRLHTRPEVVANQAPPVPPTRAAIERRCLLAESAWLTGTIARLLIVDAVTGEPAGSCGLSLSDPEAGEGSIGYALLPDQRGRGLATRAVRLLAGWAFGPAGIARLVAGTVPDNTASHGVLERVGFRREGLLRGRLPGLAGTRLDDLVFGLLPDELR
- a CDS encoding helix-turn-helix domain-containing protein, whose amino-acid sequence is MEPRFLLLSDVATELNVSDSQVYHMVRSGELPAIKIGGRGQWRVERARLEEYIERKYAETADWVRSNPLADRDPE
- a CDS encoding Rv3235 family protein; the protein is MTDPRRPGPARPPVRLRPAPSFEPPFTDDDAAHWPAAGHAQLVLDLFEPSRREADRPPGRRQRPVPSGPGRRPAAPVPLDALVTATPEATRAAHRFVRTCLEVLNGYRPPGQLRPLLDPARAAGLLPELARATARSGPVRRRSTRPAVRLLRLRVCEPRAAAVEVAAVLASTGGRTWAMALRLEHRRGSWLCTALQVL